The following coding sequences lie in one Candidatus Methylomirabilota bacterium genomic window:
- a CDS encoding ABC transporter substrate-binding protein, with protein sequence MQRLVSPVIALLILAGVVALPAVAAAQAKDIAVTYLEGQAVTAIDPAKHTDESAHHAVINMYDPLLYPKIAEGSMEPGPHVAESWRVTDGGKTYTFQIRKGIKFHDGTELKADDVVFSLHRMLALKKGFAWLWNGVLTPEQVRASGPSTVVFTLSQPYAPFLGTLTQLFIVNKARVLANKKAGPHGEFGDYGEAFLGESVAGSGPYTLESWDHATTLAMKAFPGYWRGWKPNQITRVTYRTVTEEATMRTLLQSGQVDMIDQWRTPTTFEQLKKSPGIVVDEQPSAQLYHIELNTQRAPLTDIRLRRAMALAFDYKTAAEQIFKGAPVARGPVPIRVYGHSETVQAYAQDVEQAKRELAAAGIKPGQLAFDYWFPTGNEPGRQVGLLFQSNLAAIGIKLNLKETPWAQIVQASASAETNPDVASIFDTLKYPHPDSHTYGMYHPSAWGSFRTISRYKNDEVTRILEQARATVEREPQLALYKRAQDLVVKDYPSIFAANPIHRIAFRDHVKGYRYVGLLGYDVAFYDFTIEKK encoded by the coding sequence TCGCGCTGCCGGCCGTCGCCGCGGCGCAGGCCAAGGACATCGCCGTCACCTACCTGGAAGGCCAGGCCGTCACCGCGATCGACCCCGCCAAGCACACCGACGAGAGCGCGCACCACGCGGTGATCAACATGTACGACCCCCTCCTCTATCCCAAGATCGCCGAGGGATCCATGGAGCCCGGCCCGCACGTCGCCGAGTCGTGGAGGGTCACGGACGGCGGCAAGACCTACACCTTCCAGATCCGGAAGGGGATCAAGTTCCACGACGGGACGGAGCTCAAGGCCGACGACGTCGTCTTCTCGCTCCACCGGATGCTGGCGCTCAAGAAAGGCTTCGCCTGGCTCTGGAACGGGGTGCTGACGCCCGAGCAGGTGCGCGCCAGCGGGCCCAGCACCGTCGTCTTCACGCTGAGCCAGCCCTACGCGCCGTTCCTGGGGACGCTGACCCAGCTCTTCATCGTCAACAAGGCCCGGGTCCTCGCCAACAAGAAGGCCGGACCGCACGGCGAGTTCGGCGACTACGGCGAGGCGTTCCTGGGCGAGAGCGTCGCCGGGTCCGGCCCCTACACCCTGGAGTCGTGGGACCACGCGACGACCCTGGCCATGAAGGCGTTCCCCGGCTACTGGCGGGGCTGGAAGCCGAACCAGATCACCCGCGTCACCTACCGCACGGTCACCGAGGAAGCCACCATGCGGACGCTGCTCCAGAGCGGCCAGGTGGACATGATCGATCAGTGGCGGACGCCCACCACGTTCGAGCAGCTCAAGAAGTCGCCGGGCATCGTGGTAGACGAGCAGCCCAGCGCCCAGCTCTACCACATCGAGCTGAACACCCAGCGGGCGCCGCTCACCGACATCCGGCTGCGCCGGGCGATGGCGCTGGCCTTCGACTACAAGACGGCCGCCGAGCAGATCTTCAAGGGCGCCCCGGTGGCCCGGGGGCCGGTGCCGATCCGCGTCTACGGCCACAGCGAGACCGTCCAGGCCTACGCCCAGGACGTCGAGCAGGCCAAGCGCGAGCTGGCGGCGGCCGGGATCAAGCCCGGGCAGCTCGCCTTCGACTACTGGTTCCCGACCGGCAACGAGCCGGGTCGTCAGGTCGGCCTCCTCTTCCAGTCGAACCTGGCGGCGATCGGGATCAAGCTGAACCTCAAGGAGACGCCCTGGGCCCAGATCGTGCAGGCCTCGGCGTCGGCCGAGACCAACCCGGACGTGGCGTCGATCTTCGACACCCTCAAGTACCCGCACCCCGACAGTCACACCTACGGCATGTACCACCCGAGCGCCTGGGGGAGCTTCCGCACCATCAGCCGGTACAAGAACGACGAGGTGACCCGGATCCTGGAGCAGGCGCGGGCGACCGTGGAGCGGGAGCCCCAGCTCGCGCTCTACAAGCGCGCCCAGGACCTGGTCGTCAAGGACTACCCGAGCATCTTCGCCGCCAACCCGATCCACCGGATCGCCTTCCGGGACCACGTGAAGGGTTACCGCTACGTCGGACTGCTCGGCTACGACGTCGCCTTCTACGACTTCACCATCGAGAAGAAGTAG